A genomic region of Oryza glaberrima chromosome 1, OglaRS2, whole genome shotgun sequence contains the following coding sequences:
- the LOC127770940 gene encoding ABC transporter G family member 10, translated as MSSAAVASPRETVSPPMSLGKVGVAVVGGGRRRSRYRLETRGLSYVLPARGAAARLFLGGGGEERLLLRGVTCEAPPGEVVAIVGPSGAGKTTLLSVLAGSADPARVVAGEVLVNGRAMDAARFRRVSGHVPQDDALFPMLTVEESLVYSARLRLRGAGGGNGGAAVARARELMAELGLRHVAGSRVGRVSGGERRRVSIGVDLVHDPAVLLLDEPTSGLDSGSALHIVKMLRDMAAAHGKTVVLTIHQPGFRILELLDRVVLLADGAVRHHGSLGFLEARLAASGHGIPPHVNVLEYAMECIDSLKPDVTTADASHADAASGSSRRRASSAPYANSAAAEVCILSARFAKTVLRTPQLFAARMAQSLLAGAFLGTVFLGAGDLQSRLGFFAFTLTYVLSSTTEGLPVFLQERRILERETSRGAHRVASYVASNAAVFLPLLLASALLYAAPVYWLAGLAREPGRFAYFSLVVWLVMLTANSFVACFSALAPSYIVANSLIAGLIGCFFLFSGYFVASKNIPRYWVFMHYASLFKYPFEAFLVNEYGGARGGAECLAEVGGGLCVLDGATLLRQQGMRASMRWSNVAVMLGFVVGYRLLCFVFLWFRCHRMRR; from the coding sequence ATGTCGTCCGCGGCCGTGGCGTCTCCGAGGGAGACGGTGTCGCCGCCCATGTCGCTGGGGAAGGTtggtgtcgccgtcgtcggcggcgggaggaggaggtcgaggtACCGCCTCGAGACGAGGGGGTTGTCGTACGTGCTCCCGgcgaggggggcggcggcgaggttgttTCTTGGaggcggtggggaggagaggtTGCTGCTGAGGGGCGTGACGTGCGAGGCGCCGCccggggaggtggtggcgatcGTCGGGCCGAGCGGGGCCGGGAAGACGACGCTGCTGTCCGTGCTGGCCGGGTCGGCCGACCCGGCGAgggtggtcgccggcgaggtgctgGTGAACGGGCGCGCCATGGACGCTGCGAGGTTCCGGCGGGTGTCCGGGCACGTCCCGCAGGACGACGCGCTGTTCCCGATGCTCACCGTGGAGGAGTCGCTGGTGTACAGCGCGCGGCTGAGGCTgcgcggggcgggcggcgggaatggcggggcggcggtggcgagggcgaGGGAGCTGATGGCGGAGCTCGGGCTGCGGCACGTGGCCGGGTCGAGGGTGGGGAGGGTgtccggcggcgagcggcggcgggtgtcGATCGGCGTCGACCTCGTGCACGACCCGGCCGTGCTGCTGCTCGACGAGCCCACCTCGGGCCTCGACTCCGGCTCCGCGCTCCACATTGTCAAGATGCTCAGGGACATGGCCGCCGCGCACGGCAAGACCGTCGTGCTCACCATCCACCAGCCCGGGTTCCGCATCCTCGAGCTGCTCGaccgcgtcgtcctcctcgccgacggcgccgtcCGCCACCACGGCTCCCTCGGCTTCCTCGaggctcgcctcgccgcctccggccacGGCATCCCTCCCCACGTCAACGTCCTCGAGTACGCCATGGAGTGCATCGACTCCCTCAAGCCCGACGTCACCACGGCGGACGCGAGCCACGCGGACGCCGCGTCGGGGTCGtcacggcggcgcgcgagctCCGCGCCGTACGCgaactcggcggcggcggaggtgtgCATCCTGTCGGCGCGGTTCGCGAAGACGGTGCTGCGGACGCCGCAGCTGTTCGCGGCGCGGATGGCGCAgtcgctcctcgccggcgcgttCCTCGGCACCGTCTTCCTGGGCGCCGGCGACCTCCAGTCGAGGCTGGGCTTCTTCGCCTTCACCCTCACCTAcgtcctctcctccaccaccgagGGCCTCCCAGTGTTCCTCCAGGAGCGGCGCATCCTGGAGCGCGAGACGTCCCGCGGCGCGCACCGCGTCGCCTCCTACGTCGCCTCCAACGCCGCCGTGttcctcccgctcctcctcgcgtCGGCGCTGCTGTACGCCGCGCCGGTGTACtggctcgccggcctcgccagGGAGCCCGGCCGGTTCGCCTACTTCTCCCTCGTCGTCTGGCTCGTCATGCTCACCGCCAACTCGTTCGTCGCGTGCTTCAGCGCGCTGGCGCCCAGCTACATCGTCGCCAACTCCCTCATCGCGGGCCTCATCGgctgcttcttcctcttctccggcTACTTCGTGGCGAGCAAGAACATCCCCAGGTACTGGGTGTTCATGCACTACGCCAGCCTGTTCAAGTACCCGTTCGAGGCGTTCCTCGTCAACGAgtacggcggcgcgcgcggcggcgccgagtgCCTCGCCGAGGTCGGCGGGGGGCTCTGCGTGCTCGACGGCGCCACGCTGCTGCGGCAGCAGGGGATGCGGGCGAGCATGCGGTGGAGCAACGTCGCCGTCATGCTCGGCTTCGTCGTCGGCTACAGGCTGCTCTGCTTCGTCTTCCTCTGGTTCAGATGCCACCGCATGAGGAGGTGA